One Microcebus murinus isolate Inina chromosome 10, M.murinus_Inina_mat1.0, whole genome shotgun sequence DNA segment encodes these proteins:
- the FRS2 gene encoding fibroblast growth factor receptor substrate 2 isoform X2: MGSCCSCPDKDTVPDNHRNKFKVINVDDDGNELGSGIMELTDTELILYTRKRDSVKWHYLCLRRYGYDSNLFSFESGRRCQTGQGIFAFKCARAEELFNMLQEIMQNNSINVVEEPVVERNNHQTELEVPRTPRTPTTPGFAAQNLPNGYPRYPSFGDASSHPSSRHPSVGSARLPSVGEESTHPLLVAEEQVHTYVNTTGVQEERKNRTSVHVPLEARVSNAESNTPKEEPSSIEDRDPQILLEPESVKFVLGPTPVQKQLMEKEKLEQLGKDQVSGSGANNTEWDTGYDSDERRDAPSVNKLVYENINGLSIPSASGVRRGRLTSTSTSDTQNINNSAQRRTALLNYENLPSLPPVWEARKLSRDEDDNLGPKTPSLNGYHNNLDPMHNYVNTENVTVPASAHKIEYSRRRDCTPTVFNFDIRRPSLEHRQLNYIQVDLEGGSDSDNPQTPKTPTTPLPQTPTRRTELYAVIDIERTAAMSNLQKALPRDDGTSRKTRHNSTDLPM, encoded by the exons ATGGGTAGCTGTTGTAGCTGTCCAGATAAAGACACTGTCCCAGATAACCATCGGAACAAGTTTAAG GTCATTAATGTGGATGATGATGGGAATGAGTTAGGTTCTGGCATAATGGAACTTACAGACACAGAGCTGATTTTATACACCCGCAAACGTGACTCGGTAAAATGGCATTACCTCTGCCTGCGGCGCTATGGCTATGACTCgaatctcttttcttttgaaagtgGTCGAAGGTGTCAAACTGGACAAG GAATCTTTGCCTTTAAGTGTGCCCGTGCAGAAGAATTATTTAACATGTTGCAAGAGATTATGCAAAATAATAGTATAAATGTGGTAGAAGAGCCAGTTGTAGAAAGAAATAATCATCAGACAGAATTGGAAGTCCCCAGAACACCTCGAACACCTACAA CTCCAGGGTTTGCTGCTCAGAACTTACCTAATGGATATCCTCGCTATCCCTCATTTGGAGATGCTTCATCCCATCCTTCAAGCAGACATCCTTCCGTGGGAAGTGCTCGCCTGCCTTCAGTAGGTGAAGAATCTACACATCCTTTGCTTGTGGCTGAGGAACAA gTCCATACCTATGTTAACACTACAGGTGTGCAAGAAGAACGGAAAAACCGCACAAGTGTGCATGTCCCATTGGAGGCGAGGGTTTCTAATGCTGAAAGTAACACACCAAAAGAAGAACCAAGTAGCATTGAGGACAGGGACCCTCAGATTCTTCTTGAACCCGAAAGTGTCAAGTTTGTTTTAGGACCAACCCCTGTTCAAAAGCAAttaatggaaaaagagaaactgGAGCAACTTGGAAAAGATCAAGTTAGTGGAAGTGGTGCAAATAACACAGAATGGGACACTGGCTATGACAGTGATGAACGAAGAGATGCACCCTCTGTTAACAAACTGgtgtatgaaaatataaatgggcTATCTATCCCTAGTGCCTCAGGGGTCAGGAGAGGTCGTCTGACATCCACCAGTACCTCAGATACCCAGAATATCAACAACTCTGCTCAGAGAAGAACTGCATTGTTAAACTATGAAAATTTACCATCTTTGCCTCCTGTTTGGGAAGCCCGCAAGCTAAGTAGGGATGAAGACGACAATTTAGGaccaaagaccccatctctaaatggCTACCATAATAATCTAGATCCAATGCATAACTATGTAAATACAGAGAATGTAACAGTGCCGGCAAGTGCTCACAAAATAGAATATTCAAGGCGTCGGGACTGTACACCGACAGTCTTTAACTTTGATATCAGACGCCCAAGTTTAGAACACAGGCAGCTCAATTACATACAGGTTGACTTGGAAGGTGGCAGTGACTCTGACAACCCTCAGACTCCGAAAACACCTACCACTCCCCTTCCACAAACCCCTACCAGGCGCACAGAGCTGTATGCTGTGATAGACATCGAGAGAACTGCTGCTATGTCAAATTTGCAGAAAGCACTGCCACGAGACGATGGTACATCTAGGAAAACTAGACATAATAGTACTGATCTGCCCATGTGA
- the FRS2 gene encoding fibroblast growth factor receptor substrate 2 isoform X1, whose translation MKQSICHKVRCSCGVSTRLEQNCICFSQKRIPQVLTWSSEEAMGSCCSCPDKDTVPDNHRNKFKVINVDDDGNELGSGIMELTDTELILYTRKRDSVKWHYLCLRRYGYDSNLFSFESGRRCQTGQGIFAFKCARAEELFNMLQEIMQNNSINVVEEPVVERNNHQTELEVPRTPRTPTTPGFAAQNLPNGYPRYPSFGDASSHPSSRHPSVGSARLPSVGEESTHPLLVAEEQVHTYVNTTGVQEERKNRTSVHVPLEARVSNAESNTPKEEPSSIEDRDPQILLEPESVKFVLGPTPVQKQLMEKEKLEQLGKDQVSGSGANNTEWDTGYDSDERRDAPSVNKLVYENINGLSIPSASGVRRGRLTSTSTSDTQNINNSAQRRTALLNYENLPSLPPVWEARKLSRDEDDNLGPKTPSLNGYHNNLDPMHNYVNTENVTVPASAHKIEYSRRRDCTPTVFNFDIRRPSLEHRQLNYIQVDLEGGSDSDNPQTPKTPTTPLPQTPTRRTELYAVIDIERTAAMSNLQKALPRDDGTSRKTRHNSTDLPM comes from the exons TGCTCACATGGTCTTCTGAAGAAGCCATGGGTAGCTGTTGTAGCTGTCCAGATAAAGACACTGTCCCAGATAACCATCGGAACAAGTTTAAG GTCATTAATGTGGATGATGATGGGAATGAGTTAGGTTCTGGCATAATGGAACTTACAGACACAGAGCTGATTTTATACACCCGCAAACGTGACTCGGTAAAATGGCATTACCTCTGCCTGCGGCGCTATGGCTATGACTCgaatctcttttcttttgaaagtgGTCGAAGGTGTCAAACTGGACAAG GAATCTTTGCCTTTAAGTGTGCCCGTGCAGAAGAATTATTTAACATGTTGCAAGAGATTATGCAAAATAATAGTATAAATGTGGTAGAAGAGCCAGTTGTAGAAAGAAATAATCATCAGACAGAATTGGAAGTCCCCAGAACACCTCGAACACCTACAA CTCCAGGGTTTGCTGCTCAGAACTTACCTAATGGATATCCTCGCTATCCCTCATTTGGAGATGCTTCATCCCATCCTTCAAGCAGACATCCTTCCGTGGGAAGTGCTCGCCTGCCTTCAGTAGGTGAAGAATCTACACATCCTTTGCTTGTGGCTGAGGAACAA gTCCATACCTATGTTAACACTACAGGTGTGCAAGAAGAACGGAAAAACCGCACAAGTGTGCATGTCCCATTGGAGGCGAGGGTTTCTAATGCTGAAAGTAACACACCAAAAGAAGAACCAAGTAGCATTGAGGACAGGGACCCTCAGATTCTTCTTGAACCCGAAAGTGTCAAGTTTGTTTTAGGACCAACCCCTGTTCAAAAGCAAttaatggaaaaagagaaactgGAGCAACTTGGAAAAGATCAAGTTAGTGGAAGTGGTGCAAATAACACAGAATGGGACACTGGCTATGACAGTGATGAACGAAGAGATGCACCCTCTGTTAACAAACTGgtgtatgaaaatataaatgggcTATCTATCCCTAGTGCCTCAGGGGTCAGGAGAGGTCGTCTGACATCCACCAGTACCTCAGATACCCAGAATATCAACAACTCTGCTCAGAGAAGAACTGCATTGTTAAACTATGAAAATTTACCATCTTTGCCTCCTGTTTGGGAAGCCCGCAAGCTAAGTAGGGATGAAGACGACAATTTAGGaccaaagaccccatctctaaatggCTACCATAATAATCTAGATCCAATGCATAACTATGTAAATACAGAGAATGTAACAGTGCCGGCAAGTGCTCACAAAATAGAATATTCAAGGCGTCGGGACTGTACACCGACAGTCTTTAACTTTGATATCAGACGCCCAAGTTTAGAACACAGGCAGCTCAATTACATACAGGTTGACTTGGAAGGTGGCAGTGACTCTGACAACCCTCAGACTCCGAAAACACCTACCACTCCCCTTCCACAAACCCCTACCAGGCGCACAGAGCTGTATGCTGTGATAGACATCGAGAGAACTGCTGCTATGTCAAATTTGCAGAAAGCACTGCCACGAGACGATGGTACATCTAGGAAAACTAGACATAATAGTACTGATCTGCCCATGTGA